Within the Salvia hispanica cultivar TCC Black 2014 chromosome 4, UniMelb_Shisp_WGS_1.0, whole genome shotgun sequence genome, the region ttgtacttCAAAAAACTCTCTctatcctctctctctctttgcgcgtatatacatatatgttcGAGGCCATGATTGCatacaacaaaattttatttgaacaattcatatttttgaattacATTGAACACTCAATCTGTTGCTTTAGCTAGAAAAGGATAGATTTCTTAGCTTTCAGATTATTCGATACCCTTCTTGTAAGTCTCTCTTTCGATTATATGtatattctccctttactttgTATCTCAATTTTATTCCAATTACACCATCATCTTTGCTTATATTCTCACAATTCTCACAAAGCATTTGATTGTATTCGCTTAATTCCAATCCCATCTttgaattgtttgtttttgatGTTTCGGTGTGTTGggcttttgttattttttgattCTTTGAAAAATTTGATTCCAAGGGTTTGTTTCTCCCTTTCCTtatgaagaaaagaagagaccttttataaataaaatactagtattagaaAATAATCTGTACCTGTTTTTCTCTTTAAAGCCTCTCTCTTTGTGTCCAATCTTGAATTGGGATTCCACCTTTTGACATTATCTTCAAAGGGCTTGGCAGTATCTTTTAAGGTGTTGTTTATTCAATAAACACTTAATTATGGTTGACTCACACCACACTTTGAATTCAACCTATTAGCCCTTTTGTACATGTTGCCTGAGCTAATTTGGTAATGTTGAAGCTCTGGTTTTGTGATAGGTGAGTGTTCTTTGTGCAAAACCTTCAAAATGGGGGATCACTTCGTTTTGCTGGTTGATCGTTTGCTTACTGAGTCGACCCTTGAGGCTGCAATCGAGAGTAGATTGAAGCACGTAGTCCCCATCACTGTCGATGAAGTAGCAATCGACTACTCGTACCAGAAAGATTCCGAGGCTAGCTTGTCTCTGAGGAAGGTGGTCGAGTGTCGGATATGCCAAGATGAAGGTTTTGATTCAAGCATGGAGGCTCCATGCTCTTGCTCTGGAAGCTTGAAGGTTGGTTGCTAATTACTCTGTAATCTATCacttcatattcattttacttccttaattagatttttggtcattttttttttatggttagAAGATTTCCAATTTGAAATTCTTGATCATGATTTATGCATGCATCCAAGATgagttttttatttcattgttGGTGGATtagttgctctgttttcacTAGGCCTTAATCTTTGAAAGAGCGGACTAGCATAAAGAGGTGTGGTCGTTTATTCCCTCGTTTCAAAACTTAGACGTGCGAACATAATTTCCATATAAAGGAATTGAAGGCTTTTTTTTGTATTGGGTTTATGGAGTACTGGAGATGTAACGTGTATACTCTTATCGGCTTTTTTTGTCAGTATGCTCATCGTAGATGTGTGCAAAAGTGGTGCAACGAGAAGGGTGACACCATGTGTGAGATATGCCATCAGGTTAGTTTATAGCTTCTTGTTTCTTGTTGAGTTTGCTTCTTCTGTTGCTTTCTTACTTTAAGTGTCACTTTATGTTGCAGCAATTCAAGCCAGGATACACTGCACCACCGCCAATTTTCCGTTTGGGTGAACTTCCGATGAACTTGAGGTAATTCTAATTCTTATTCTTGTATAGCTTGAAACAAACAAGGATCAATCCTATGCACCCTTGTATAGTTTCTTGCACTAACAAAGATCCATTCTTATCAGGGGGAATTGGCAAATTGCAAGAAGAGATCTGAACAATCCGCGCATTATTGCAATGGTTGCTGCTGATCATAGCTTCCTCGATCCAGAATACGATGAGTATGCTGCTTCCACGTCACGAAGCATAGTCTGCTGCCGCACATTAGCATTAATAGTAAgcccccctctctctctttttcgtAGAAAAAGTTGAGAAATCGTAAACAAATCTACTATTTTAATGCTATACTGATTCATGATTACCATGCTCTTAAACAACATTTTGTGGTCTTGATTCATCTTGTTTGTTCTCAACTTAATGCAGTTCATGGTGCTCCTGATTATGCGGCATACTCTTCCGGTAGTTGTGAGTCGAGCGGGGAATTATTCGCTCCCACTGATCATGGTAAGTTCTACTAACATATATGAAAATCAGAAATTGGAAAGCAGCATTCAACATTTCCTCAATTCTCTTTCAACCTATGAAACAGCTTTTGTTGCTACGAGTCGCTGGGATCATTATACCGATCTGCATTATACTCAAAGCAGTCACCTCCATCATACGCCACCGACAGCAACAGGCAACGCCTGCACCTGATGAAGAATCGAGCCCGTTACCTCTGAATCAGTCAAATTTGAATGCAGTCAGCTAGAAATTAACAAGAAATTTGGCAAGGAAGAGCAACCGGTTTCGCCTCTGCTGAGGTGAAATTTGCCATCTGTCACATTTCAGTTGTTATAATCTAGTGTAAATTGACccagaaaaaaagagaagaaaagaagtaGGTTAGATTTTGAGGTGGGATTTAGATACACCTCTggaatattcaaaatattagaGCTTCCTGTTTTCTTGCACATGTTGACTTGTACTAAGCCAAAGTATCAGATGTCAAGGAAAGAATGAAAGAGTTTGAAATGTTTAAAAAGTAGTTATTGACTTTGGGAAAAGCCTAAGAGGAGTAGTTGATGACCTTGGAAATCAATCATCATCAGCACTAGTAATACCGAATGCATATATGCTGAGAGAGAATTGATCCtgcattaactaaaaatcaatttgctcattaattttgtatgattACAATCATTATTAAGTAGTGTATATTTAAACCAGATTGATCATTGTTGATCAAGATCAATTATGTAGTAGTTCACCCAATCACGACCAAAATCATGTGATTCCCTCTATCACCATAGCGCAAATTAAAATCATTCAAATGATCATCACTTTTCCTATGCAGTTGATGAAACAATTGAGATAATGCAATTCCTCCAAATCCATCAAATAAGACAATTTAAGATTATCAGTTATGTCCATTCTCATAACTTCAAGTGAGGAGGATCGATCACATTAATGAATCTGTCTCAACCATATATACACTTTTGTCAGTTTGAGGGAAATTGTATGCTACATACTTTACGTGAGCTCTTTATATGAGCACCATCATCGTTCAACGCACGTTTAacattgtttattttgtttaatatatttattttgattctaatatattaaaaatattattgaaaattttaatttcattgaattcacaaaaatcaaagctcaaTTTGCTCATTTTCTCTGtaacttcaaataaatgaataatat harbors:
- the LOC125219712 gene encoding uncharacterized protein LOC125219712, translating into MGDHFVLLVDRLLTESTLEAAIESRLKHVVPITVDEVAIDYSYQKDSEASLSLRKVVECRICQDEGFDSSMEAPCSCSGSLKYAHRRCVQKWCNEKGDTMCEICHQQFKPGYTAPPPIFRLGELPMNLRGNWQIARRDLNNPRIIAMVAADHSFLDPEYDEYAASTSRSIVCCRTLALIFMVLLIMRHTLPVVVSRAGNYSLPLIMLLLLRVAGIIIPICIILKAVTSIIRHRQQQATPAPDEESSPLPLNQSNLNAVS